A region of Lolium rigidum isolate FL_2022 unplaced genomic scaffold, APGP_CSIRO_Lrig_0.1 contig_58426_1, whole genome shotgun sequence DNA encodes the following proteins:
- the LOC124681884 gene encoding uncharacterized protein LOC124681884: MGKYVELLDMGVRIAARFHSHCPQTARMYYHPPGSSAAANHAGDGAGMLPTEGAAAGAVAMMKMQQRAAVDAADIILYTVV, encoded by the coding sequence ATGGGGAAGTACGTGGAGCTGCTGGACATGGGTGTGCGCATCGCGGCGCGGTTCCACTCCCACTGCCCCCAGACGGCGCGGATGTACTACCACCCCCCGGGTTCCTCGGCGGCCGCCAACCACGCCGGCGACGGCGCCGGGATGCTGCCGACCGAGGGCGCCGCGGCGGGCGCTGTGGCCATGATGAAGATGCAGCAGCGGGCCGCCGTCGACGCCGCGGACATCATCCTCTACACCGTCGTCTAG